One Halobaculum roseum DNA segment encodes these proteins:
- a CDS encoding type II/IV secretion system ATPase subunit has protein sequence MATDEADAAAGSGFEGESGSAARSGDAAVVGEYTWPDFLREHGHEDAADELAERLRTEVVEEDEDGEEVVRIEVRAATAEDLAALGVADVAADALGIDPGDVSAAVGSAGALGESIADRSPLLAYDETPVWKDIYTWDDYREEYFLDEEGNPPTDEEDEPLEFTDADKAEALGFDPNRVEETLGHLAKRAPELDEVIDERTVDIADDVDEDAFFSDAAGTTTVANRYDLEKAVPMPKKRHFREVERYWVNEPYSFVIVFHSTKENEKKYYVVEPYRNAIEEDLFEFLEGKLRSAIKYADEGAVAADDDHRRLTIREETYDLLERYDLYTRDAGPQLGDKLADLFGVDVDDEGAAGRLIRALGVAPRESHGEIDGIAARPEPAVLAEDPDTLTEYTVTKALYYLERDFVGYERIDGIKHDINVEDISCDGYNSPVFVYHSDYEQIISNVYHGEQELDDFVVKLAQRSGKGISKRRPQVDATLPDGSRAQLTLGKEVSDHGTNYTIRQFKDVPFTPIDLINWNTFSLDEMAFLWLCIENHKSLIFAGGTASGKTTSLNAVSLFIPSNSKIVSIEDTREVELPQRNWIASVTRPSFADDGGGDVDEFDLLEAALRQRPDYIVMGEIRGEEGRTLFQVMSTGHTTYTTFHADNVGEVLKRFTTEPINVSKTMFTALDLVSVQASTRVQGRKVRRNKSLTEINHYDAENDEINVQDVYQWQAETDEFLHMGDSNTLEEIMFDRGWSHERLEEELLKRRAVIAYLIDRDLNTYTQVAATLQAFINDPETILSLMANERLEASLDDLREMESVLIDVDEDKEEMVPRPEPSEAQAAEAESILEEAESILAEFRGERTDGVAAALGAVEPAGDVAAEPGAGDALAGDADADANAAGAPFDGIGPEPLDIGRSFDTGGSNDAPEAADGTADDATDPAGEAADAFDAIDQFDDDPSGSDAGVNRSDGGRSEGDRPDDDTAIDTGALDDGDASDPGVDGESPDEEVIDDWGFGEVAEPDDDAAAKGGPDDEEGET, from the coding sequence ATGGCTACCGACGAGGCTGACGCGGCCGCCGGCTCCGGATTCGAGGGCGAATCCGGGTCGGCGGCGCGCTCGGGGGATGCGGCCGTCGTCGGGGAGTACACGTGGCCGGACTTCCTGCGGGAGCACGGACACGAGGACGCTGCCGACGAACTCGCCGAGCGCCTCCGGACGGAGGTCGTCGAGGAGGACGAGGACGGCGAGGAGGTCGTGCGGATCGAGGTCCGCGCCGCGACCGCCGAGGACTTGGCGGCGCTCGGCGTCGCCGATGTGGCCGCCGACGCGCTGGGTATCGACCCCGGCGACGTGTCGGCCGCCGTCGGCTCGGCCGGCGCGCTCGGTGAGTCGATCGCGGACCGCTCCCCGCTGCTGGCGTACGACGAGACGCCCGTCTGGAAGGACATCTACACGTGGGACGACTACCGCGAGGAGTACTTCCTCGACGAGGAGGGGAACCCACCGACCGACGAGGAGGACGAGCCGCTGGAGTTCACCGACGCCGACAAGGCCGAGGCGCTGGGGTTCGACCCGAACCGCGTCGAGGAGACGCTCGGGCACCTCGCGAAACGCGCGCCGGAACTGGACGAGGTGATCGACGAGCGTACCGTCGACATCGCCGACGACGTCGACGAGGACGCGTTCTTCAGCGACGCCGCCGGGACGACGACGGTCGCGAACCGCTACGACCTGGAGAAGGCGGTGCCGATGCCGAAGAAGCGTCACTTCCGCGAGGTCGAACGCTACTGGGTGAACGAACCGTACTCGTTCGTGATCGTCTTTCACTCGACCAAGGAGAACGAGAAAAAGTACTACGTGGTCGAACCGTACCGTAACGCCATCGAGGAGGACCTGTTCGAGTTCCTCGAGGGGAAGCTCCGCTCGGCGATCAAGTACGCCGACGAGGGCGCCGTCGCGGCCGACGACGACCACCGCCGGCTGACGATCCGCGAGGAGACGTACGACCTGCTGGAACGGTACGACCTCTACACCCGCGACGCCGGCCCGCAGCTCGGCGACAAGCTCGCGGATCTGTTCGGCGTCGACGTGGACGACGAGGGTGCCGCGGGTCGGCTGATCCGCGCGCTCGGCGTCGCACCCCGGGAGTCACACGGCGAGATCGACGGGATCGCCGCGCGACCCGAGCCCGCGGTCCTCGCGGAGGACCCGGACACGCTCACGGAGTACACCGTGACGAAGGCGCTGTACTACCTCGAACGCGACTTCGTCGGCTACGAGCGCATCGACGGCATCAAACACGACATCAACGTCGAGGACATCTCCTGTGACGGGTACAACTCCCCCGTCTTCGTCTACCACTCCGACTACGAGCAGATCATCTCGAACGTCTACCACGGCGAGCAGGAGTTGGACGACTTCGTCGTCAAGCTCGCCCAGCGCTCGGGGAAGGGTATCTCGAAGCGCCGCCCGCAGGTGGACGCCACGCTCCCGGACGGCTCGCGTGCACAGTTAACCCTCGGCAAGGAGGTGTCCGATCACGGGACGAACTACACCATCCGCCAGTTCAAGGACGTCCCGTTCACGCCGATCGACCTCATCAACTGGAACACGTTCAGCCTCGACGAGATGGCGTTCCTGTGGCTGTGCATCGAGAACCACAAGAGCCTGATCTTCGCGGGCGGCACCGCCTCCGGGAAGACGACCAGCCTGAACGCCGTCTCGCTGTTCATCCCCTCGAACTCGAAGATCGTCTCGATCGAGGACACCCGCGAGGTCGAGTTGCCTCAGCGCAACTGGATCGCCTCCGTCACCCGACCCTCGTTCGCGGACGACGGCGGCGGCGACGTGGACGAGTTCGACCTGCTGGAGGCCGCACTGCGCCAGCGACCCGACTACATCGTCATGGGCGAGATCCGCGGCGAGGAGGGGCGCACCCTCTTTCAGGTCATGTCGACCGGGCACACGACGTACACGACCTTCCACGCGGACAACGTCGGCGAGGTGCTCAAGCGCTTCACGACCGAGCCGATCAACGTCTCGAAGACGATGTTCACGGCGCTGGATCTCGTGTCGGTGCAGGCGTCGACGCGGGTACAGGGTCGGAAGGTCCGCCGGAACAAGTCGCTCACGGAGATCAACCACTACGACGCCGAGAACGACGAGATCAACGTTCAGGACGTGTACCAGTGGCAGGCCGAGACGGACGAGTTCCTCCACATGGGCGACTCGAACACCCTCGAGGAGATCATGTTCGACCGGGGATGGAGTCACGAGCGGCTGGAGGAGGAGCTGCTCAAGCGTCGCGCGGTGATCGCCTACCTGATCGACCGCGACCTCAACACGTACACGCAGGTCGCGGCGACGCTGCAGGCGTTCATTAACGACCCCGAGACGATCCTCTCGCTGATGGCGAACGAACGGCTGGAGGCGAGCCTCGACGACCTCCGCGAGATGGAGTCGGTCCTGATCGACGTGGACGAGGACAAAGAAGAGATGGTCCCGCGTCCGGAGCCCTCCGAGGCGCAGGCGGCGGAGGCGGAGTCGATCCTCGAGGAGGCGGAGTCGATCCTCGCGGAGTTCCGCGGCGAGCGCACCGACGGCGTCGCGGCCGCCCTGGGCGCGGTCGAGCCTGCCGGCGACGTCGCCGCCGAACCCGGCGCGGGGGACGCGCTCGCCGGCGACGCGGACGCGGACGCGAACGCCGCCGGCGCACCGTTCGACGGGATCGGTCCGGAGCCGCTCGACATCGGCCGATCGTTCGACACGGGCGGTTCGAACGACGCGCCTGAGGCGGCCGACGGCACGGCTGACGACGCGACCGATCCGGCCGGCGAGGCTGCCGACGCGTTCGACGCGATCGATCAGTTCGACGACGACCCGTCGGGCAGCGACGCCGGCGTCAACCGCTCCGATGGCGGCCGGTCGGAGGGCGACCGTCCCGACGACGACACGGCGATCGACACCGGCGCCCTCGACGACGGCGACGCGTCCGATCCCGGCGTCGACGGGGAGTCCCCCGACGAGGAGGTGATCGACGACTGGGGGTTCGGGGAGGTCGCGGAACCCGACGACGACGCGGCGGCGAAGGGCGGACCGGACGACGAGGAGGGGGAGACGTAG
- a CDS encoding DUF7287 family protein, which produces MSDDPWSSEGSAGERPERDGRDRGGDAADPGGDAAGRGQTTIDYAVGVSVFLLVVAFVFAFAPSLTAPFTGDATDAVVVADRSADRVANDLLVEDPANPAVLNATCTGAFFDTDGPDRSDDCRYDANASDLKGTLGVISPARTVNVTVVGGETTLAAGPSPPRGADVSVARRAVLLDGADASVVVRVW; this is translated from the coding sequence GTGAGCGACGACCCGTGGAGTTCGGAGGGGAGCGCCGGCGAGAGACCGGAGCGTGACGGACGCGACCGCGGTGGCGACGCCGCGGACCCGGGTGGCGACGCCGCCGGTCGCGGACAGACGACGATCGATTACGCCGTCGGGGTGAGCGTCTTCCTGCTGGTCGTCGCGTTCGTGTTCGCGTTCGCCCCGTCGCTCACCGCGCCGTTCACCGGCGACGCGACCGACGCCGTCGTCGTCGCCGACCGGTCGGCCGACCGGGTCGCGAACGACCTGCTCGTCGAGGATCCGGCGAACCCGGCGGTCCTGAACGCCACCTGTACCGGGGCGTTCTTCGACACCGACGGGCCGGACCGCTCGGACGACTGCCGCTACGACGCGAACGCCTCGGACCTGAAGGGAACGCTCGGAGTGATCTCGCCGGCACGGACGGTGAACGTGACCGTCGTCGGCGGCGAGACGACGCTCGCGGCGGGACCGTCGCCGCCGCGGGGCGCGGACGTGTCGGTCGCCCGCCGGGCAGTCCTGCTCGACGGGGCGGACGCGTCCGTGGTTGTACGGGTGTGGTAA
- a CDS encoding Sec-independent protein translocase subunit TatA/TatB — protein MPTTLPLFGAIPGGPEMLIILLVLVLLFGANKIPKLARSTGQAMGEFKKGREQVEEELQEMQEGEIDEDDEIAADSTVDSTADTSTGSTDDAVETDTEKN, from the coding sequence ATGCCTACCACCCTACCCCTGTTCGGCGCCATCCCGGGCGGTCCGGAGATGCTCATCATCCTGCTCGTGTTGGTGCTGCTGTTCGGCGCGAACAAGATCCCCAAGCTGGCCCGTTCGACCGGGCAGGCGATGGGCGAGTTCAAGAAGGGCCGCGAGCAGGTCGAAGAGGAGCTTCAGGAGATGCAGGAGGGCGAGATCGACGAGGACGACGAGATCGCCGCCGACTCGACCGTCGATTCGACGGCCGACACGTCCACCGGCTCGACCGACGACGCCGTCGAGACCGACACGGAGAAAAACTGA
- a CDS encoding DUF7288 family protein gives MRAQAHTLEGFAAAVIVLSGVLFALQATAVTPLTASTSNQHIENQQAAVAEGTLAAAEANGTLAPTLLNWNTSGERFRGSGSDGVYTAGGPPTPFGHTLNETFGEDRIAFNVEVSYRTTGGRGRTRMVYMGSPSDNAVAATRTVVLFDDDPVGDGSGTLAEVASDPDHEFYADDTDDGPLYGVMEVRIVVWRI, from the coding sequence ATGCGCGCACAGGCACACACGCTGGAGGGGTTCGCGGCCGCGGTCATCGTGTTGAGCGGCGTCCTCTTCGCGCTGCAGGCGACCGCGGTGACGCCGCTGACCGCGAGTACCTCGAACCAACACATCGAGAACCAGCAGGCGGCCGTCGCCGAGGGGACGCTGGCCGCCGCCGAGGCGAACGGGACGCTCGCGCCGACACTGCTGAACTGGAACACGTCCGGCGAGCGGTTCCGCGGCTCCGGTTCCGACGGGGTGTACACCGCCGGCGGTCCGCCGACCCCGTTCGGCCACACGCTGAACGAGACGTTCGGCGAGGACCGGATCGCGTTCAACGTCGAGGTGAGCTATCGAACGACCGGCGGGCGCGGTCGGACGCGGATGGTGTACATGGGCTCGCCCAGCGACAACGCCGTCGCGGCGACCCGGACGGTAGTGCTGTTCGACGACGACCCCGTGGGCGACGGCTCCGGGACGCTCGCGGAGGTCGCGTCCGACCCGGACCACGAGTTCTACGCGGACGATACGGACGACGGGCCGCTGTACGGGGTCATGGAGGTGCGCATCGTCGTATGGCGGATCTGA
- a CDS encoding type II secretion system F family protein, translating into MSLDTDAGFGSARGFADAFYPLFRRVFDEEGDFVDTVDTKLTQARMNQPVELYVSRALGVGVLVGLALWLVGMLLGWGLFALGIVQAESIGLGIPVSSPEQAALLESLTEPAAVIVSGVVFGGVGFGLGFGTLLAIPYQRADARKREINMLLADAVSFMYALSVGGLNQLEILEAMAEADDTYGEVAKEFQSIVQETSYFGTDYRNAVRQQSIETPSEEFSQFLTDMLSIINSGGDMERFLYDKKEKHLRTAKQEQELTLETLELFGEMYMTLSLFPLLLIIILVIMSMLGQGQDFLLTATVYLLTPLIGVGFLVLVSTVKQDEPGDGYLEPGGVDEHFAEEQREGLLHLGLVEAFVGDFSLFDRIRSREGTYKTGQLLGAPHLFFRDNPLFTLALTVPAALVLVGFGVASGDAPLTFQGFVDNPVWSTFVWVYVPAYVTLIPLVVFYEWHQLRRGGITGKLSDNLRKLSSANDTGQTLLESIRTTADTSSGKLAEEFEVMYAKVNYGMSLREALVEFNNKYHIPRLARTVKLISEAQQASSQITDVLTTAAQASENQDDIERERKSRTRMQVAIILMTYLTLLAVMAILKLRFLDVLAGLTAQAGGGGGGGAASGGGGGLGSGGFGGNVDVDRLSVLFFHAVTIQAVLSGVIAGYIRSADIVSGMKFVIVLLTVALGVWVVVA; encoded by the coding sequence ATGAGCCTCGACACCGACGCGGGCTTCGGGAGCGCGCGGGGGTTCGCGGACGCCTTCTACCCGTTGTTCCGGCGGGTGTTCGACGAGGAGGGCGACTTCGTCGACACCGTCGACACGAAACTGACGCAGGCGCGGATGAACCAGCCGGTCGAGCTGTACGTCTCCCGGGCGCTCGGCGTCGGCGTACTCGTGGGGCTGGCGCTGTGGCTCGTCGGGATGCTGCTGGGGTGGGGGCTGTTCGCGCTCGGGATCGTCCAGGCTGAGTCGATCGGGCTCGGGATCCCGGTGAGTTCTCCGGAACAGGCGGCGCTGTTGGAGTCGCTCACGGAGCCGGCGGCCGTGATCGTCAGCGGTGTGGTCTTCGGGGGCGTCGGCTTCGGGCTCGGGTTCGGGACGCTCCTTGCGATCCCGTACCAGCGGGCGGACGCCCGCAAGCGCGAGATCAACATGTTGCTGGCGGACGCCGTCTCGTTCATGTACGCCCTCTCCGTCGGCGGGCTGAACCAACTGGAGATCCTGGAGGCGATGGCGGAGGCCGACGACACCTACGGGGAGGTGGCAAAGGAGTTCCAGAGCATCGTCCAGGAGACGAGCTACTTCGGCACCGACTACCGCAACGCGGTCCGCCAGCAGTCCATCGAGACGCCCAGCGAGGAGTTCTCGCAGTTCCTCACGGACATGCTGTCTATCATCAACTCCGGCGGCGACATGGAGCGGTTCCTCTACGACAAAAAGGAGAAGCACCTCCGCACGGCGAAACAGGAGCAGGAGCTGACGCTGGAGACACTGGAGCTGTTCGGGGAGATGTACATGACGCTGTCGCTGTTTCCCCTCCTGCTCATCATCATCCTCGTCATCATGTCGATGCTCGGGCAGGGCCAGGACTTCCTGCTGACGGCGACCGTGTACCTGCTCACGCCGCTCATCGGCGTCGGCTTCCTCGTGCTCGTGTCGACGGTGAAGCAGGACGAGCCGGGCGACGGCTACCTCGAGCCCGGCGGCGTCGACGAGCACTTCGCCGAGGAGCAGCGCGAGGGGCTGCTTCACCTCGGGCTCGTCGAGGCGTTCGTCGGCGACTTCTCGCTGTTCGACCGGATCCGGTCGCGCGAGGGAACGTACAAGACCGGGCAGCTGCTGGGGGCGCCGCACCTGTTCTTCCGGGACAATCCCCTGTTCACCCTCGCGCTCACCGTGCCCGCCGCGCTCGTGTTGGTCGGGTTCGGCGTCGCCTCCGGCGACGCGCCCCTGACGTTCCAGGGGTTCGTCGACAACCCGGTGTGGTCGACGTTCGTGTGGGTGTACGTCCCCGCCTACGTCACGCTGATCCCGCTGGTGGTCTTCTACGAGTGGCACCAGCTCCGGCGCGGCGGGATCACCGGTAAGCTCTCGGACAACCTCCGCAAGCTCTCGTCGGCCAACGACACCGGGCAGACGCTGTTGGAGTCGATCCGGACGACGGCCGACACCTCGAGCGGGAAACTCGCCGAGGAGTTCGAGGTGATGTACGCGAAGGTGAACTACGGGATGAGCCTCCGGGAGGCGCTCGTCGAGTTCAACAACAAGTACCATATCCCGCGGCTCGCGCGGACGGTGAAGCTCATCTCGGAGGCACAGCAGGCGTCCAGCCAGATCACGGACGTGCTGACGACCGCGGCACAGGCCTCGGAGAACCAGGACGACATCGAGCGCGAGCGCAAGTCCCGCACCCGGATGCAGGTGGCGATCATCCTGATGACGTACCTCACGCTGCTGGCCGTGATGGCTATCCTGAAGCTCCGGTTCCTCGACGTGCTCGCGGGGCTGACCGCGCAGGCGGGCGGCGGCGGCGGGGGCGGCGCCGCGAGCGGCGGAGGCGGCGGGCTCGGGTCCGGCGGGTTCGGCGGCAACGTCGACGTGGACCGACTGTCGGTGCTGTTCTTCCACGCGGTGACGATCCAGGCGGTGCTGTCGGGGGTCATCGCGGGGTACATCCGCAGCGCCGACATCGTGAGCGGGATGAAGTTCGTCATCGTGTTGCTCACCGTCGCACTCGGCGTGTGGGTGGTGGTGGCGTGA